The proteins below are encoded in one region of Aquisphaera giovannonii:
- a CDS encoding WD40 repeat domain-containing serine/threonine protein kinase, whose amino-acid sequence MRTSHRDENDPPRGGGGAGRRGDGEGPDPSGDEDERLGEVIEAYLELVEQGEAPDPDAFADRYPDIRDDVRAALEGLELVHGLVGGGSTPGGGPGRNLESGRRIAGYRVVRELGRGGMGTVYEAVHVGLDRPVALKVLGTHAAPDSSARRRFLNEAKTAAGLHHTHIVPVFDVGQAGGLCYYAMQRIEGSGLDRVLRHLRRTRPTASSAGRSSIHGGRHDGSGYGSASDISSRFNRLWLRVSTGLPWLRPQETPGGAEAAASFAAGLGGDEPTGSWQGRGNGPLEMGRSRVLELELPAPAAGRSGSLMHAHEAEDDAASPFEPPRGSAYFRWVAAVGLQAAEALGHAHHHGVIHRDVKPSNLLIDAQGNIWVTDFGLARRLADPGMTHHDSLLGTPRYMSPEQARTGRIDARTDVYSLGATLYELLTLRPPFDGSSAAELLDQIGGRDPIHPRQLNRRVPLDLETIVLKTLAKRPGDRYAGAAALAEDLARFLNNEPVKARRISPIGRAWRVARRHPGITTVTAVASAAVLAIATYAYVRILAERDEARRAGKATEVALGEKKEEAEKARAAARWALSANAANLLVSDLPDRRSKGLDLLRKMGDPAAAVAADREPALTASKLREQAVEFLMLRDVEAMPSFPTGFSRGIELGPGASVLASLSEDGAEISLWNVAQRQRFASIDLASAPAEGPGAAGATGTPGAAPGAGRPGPTGGRGFGAGPGGRGGGRGWGRHMTLARNVLFAVLPDDGGPRSDDVLRIYDIRNGSVLQDIVRPGRRIQSVFAGPTGDRLITIEEPADPRGRPPRRDGGGPPPGRPDGPDPEALLWDTGRLDEPLATLQVPRGFMPWPAFSPDGKSVAFAHNNGTTVSVLLYDLADGKLRNQIDTQSETAMSLALGANNVMAIAANNAIQLWDRDRESGRLITSLASPRGTPRLMRFNQQGTLLAAATFNSLELWDVASHKVLAALPVADLVTDVGFSPDGMTLFASGRMPTTQAWRVNDSAARVQIGGFDSWLASMDFRRGGGLAIGCFNGDVWFYRHGGNRCTGGRSEPATPPDPAPRGADRGRDRNRGRESDGKSTVRFDSEGRLVALDARSLRIWDDGTDPGRPPRVLDLPAPHRVTSQGLLARSADGRRMVIARGGSLWLWDAARPDAVRAVIPPPPAEDPAAGPAPGNPPPREPGGRGGAGDRPGPGPGRGGMMRRDMLSAIQISPAGDRIYFLGDSLRLNAWEIDPAGEKGEDASGPVAARRLDVPTLPEGLFSLALRPDGGLLAIGDHTGRVTLMDTGRRAVVGRFAPPEGENQGVLPGLAFSPDGRRLAVGSHQGRVIVWSVATPSRPSPDLKLPGSGNGWSLILAFDETGRRLAVSGVGGGSEPTVEIWDLDLIDRELARLGLGKR is encoded by the coding sequence ATGAGGACGAGCCACCGGGACGAGAATGACCCGCCGCGGGGCGGCGGGGGCGCCGGCCGCCGCGGGGACGGCGAGGGGCCGGACCCCTCCGGCGACGAGGACGAGCGGCTGGGCGAGGTCATCGAGGCCTACCTGGAGCTCGTCGAGCAGGGCGAGGCGCCGGACCCCGACGCGTTCGCCGACCGCTACCCGGACATCCGCGACGACGTCCGCGCCGCGCTGGAGGGGCTGGAGCTCGTCCACGGGCTCGTCGGCGGGGGCTCCACCCCCGGCGGCGGCCCCGGGCGGAACCTCGAGTCGGGCCGGCGGATCGCCGGCTACCGCGTGGTCCGCGAGCTCGGCCGCGGCGGCATGGGCACGGTCTACGAGGCCGTCCACGTCGGCCTCGACCGGCCGGTGGCGCTGAAGGTCCTGGGCACGCACGCCGCGCCCGACTCCTCGGCCCGGCGGCGGTTCCTCAACGAGGCGAAGACCGCCGCGGGCCTGCACCACACCCACATCGTCCCCGTCTTCGACGTGGGCCAGGCCGGCGGCCTCTGCTACTACGCCATGCAGCGGATCGAGGGGAGCGGGCTGGACCGGGTCCTCCGCCACCTCCGGCGGACGCGCCCGACGGCCTCGTCCGCGGGCCGGTCCTCGATCCACGGCGGCCGGCACGACGGCTCGGGCTACGGCTCGGCCTCGGACATCAGCTCGCGGTTCAACCGGCTCTGGCTCCGGGTCTCCACGGGCCTGCCGTGGCTGCGGCCGCAGGAGACCCCCGGCGGCGCGGAGGCCGCCGCGTCCTTCGCGGCGGGGTTGGGCGGGGACGAGCCGACCGGCTCGTGGCAGGGCCGGGGCAACGGGCCGCTCGAGATGGGCCGGTCGAGGGTCCTCGAGCTCGAGCTCCCCGCGCCGGCCGCCGGGCGGTCCGGCTCCCTGATGCACGCGCACGAGGCCGAGGACGACGCGGCCTCGCCCTTCGAGCCGCCCCGCGGGTCGGCCTACTTCCGCTGGGTCGCCGCCGTCGGCCTCCAGGCCGCCGAGGCGCTCGGGCACGCCCACCACCACGGCGTGATCCACCGCGACGTCAAGCCCTCCAACCTCCTGATCGACGCCCAGGGGAACATCTGGGTGACCGACTTCGGCCTGGCGAGGCGGCTGGCCGACCCCGGCATGACCCACCACGACAGCCTCCTGGGCACGCCGCGGTACATGAGCCCGGAGCAGGCCCGGACCGGCCGGATCGACGCCCGGACCGACGTCTACAGCCTGGGCGCCACGCTCTACGAGCTGCTCACCCTGCGGCCCCCCTTCGACGGCAGCAGCGCCGCGGAGCTGCTCGACCAGATCGGCGGGCGGGATCCGATCCATCCCCGCCAGCTCAACCGCCGGGTCCCGCTGGACCTGGAGACGATCGTCCTCAAGACCCTGGCGAAGCGCCCCGGCGACCGCTACGCGGGCGCCGCGGCGCTGGCCGAGGACCTGGCCCGGTTCCTCAACAACGAGCCGGTGAAGGCCCGGCGGATCAGCCCGATCGGCCGCGCCTGGCGGGTCGCCCGGCGGCACCCGGGCATCACCACCGTCACGGCCGTCGCCAGCGCCGCGGTGCTGGCCATCGCGACCTACGCCTACGTCCGGATCCTGGCCGAACGCGACGAGGCCCGCCGCGCCGGCAAGGCCACCGAGGTCGCCCTGGGCGAGAAGAAGGAGGAGGCGGAGAAGGCCCGGGCCGCGGCCCGCTGGGCCCTCTCGGCGAACGCGGCCAACCTGCTGGTCTCCGACCTGCCGGACCGCCGCTCCAAGGGGCTCGACCTGCTCCGGAAGATGGGGGATCCGGCGGCGGCGGTCGCCGCCGACCGGGAGCCGGCGCTGACCGCGTCGAAGCTCCGCGAGCAGGCCGTCGAGTTCCTGATGCTGCGGGACGTGGAGGCCATGCCGAGCTTCCCGACCGGGTTCTCGCGGGGGATCGAGCTGGGCCCGGGCGCCTCGGTCCTCGCGTCGCTGTCGGAGGACGGGGCCGAGATCAGCCTGTGGAACGTCGCCCAGCGGCAGCGGTTCGCGAGCATCGACCTGGCCTCCGCCCCGGCGGAGGGCCCCGGCGCGGCCGGCGCGACGGGCACGCCCGGGGCGGCCCCCGGCGCGGGCCGGCCGGGTCCGACCGGGGGGCGCGGGTTCGGGGCCGGCCCCGGCGGCCGGGGCGGCGGGCGCGGGTGGGGCCGGCACATGACCCTCGCCCGGAACGTCCTCTTCGCCGTCCTCCCCGACGACGGCGGCCCGCGGTCCGACGACGTCCTCAGGATCTACGACATCCGGAACGGCTCGGTGCTCCAGGACATCGTCCGCCCCGGCCGCCGCATCCAGAGCGTGTTCGCCGGCCCGACGGGCGACCGCCTCATCACGATCGAGGAGCCCGCCGACCCGCGCGGCCGCCCGCCCCGTCGGGACGGCGGCGGCCCCCCGCCGGGCCGCCCCGACGGCCCCGATCCCGAGGCCCTGCTGTGGGACACGGGCCGCCTCGACGAGCCGCTGGCGACGCTCCAGGTCCCCAGGGGCTTCATGCCCTGGCCGGCATTCAGCCCCGACGGCAAGTCGGTCGCATTCGCCCACAACAACGGGACGACCGTCTCGGTCCTCCTCTACGACCTCGCCGACGGGAAGCTCCGGAACCAGATCGACACCCAGAGCGAGACGGCCATGTCGCTCGCCCTGGGGGCGAACAACGTGATGGCCATCGCCGCCAACAACGCGATCCAGCTGTGGGACCGCGACCGGGAGTCCGGGCGGCTGATCACCAGCCTGGCCTCCCCGCGCGGGACGCCCCGGCTGATGCGGTTCAATCAGCAGGGGACCCTGCTGGCGGCCGCCACCTTCAACAGCCTCGAGCTGTGGGACGTGGCCTCGCACAAGGTCCTCGCCGCGCTGCCGGTGGCCGACCTCGTCACCGACGTCGGCTTCAGCCCCGACGGCATGACCCTCTTCGCGTCCGGGCGCATGCCGACCACGCAGGCCTGGCGGGTGAACGACTCCGCCGCGAGGGTGCAGATCGGCGGCTTCGACTCCTGGCTGGCGTCGATGGACTTCCGGCGGGGCGGCGGCCTGGCCATCGGCTGCTTCAACGGCGACGTCTGGTTCTACCGCCACGGGGGCAACCGCTGCACCGGCGGCCGGTCCGAGCCGGCGACGCCGCCCGATCCCGCGCCCCGCGGGGCCGACCGGGGCCGGGACCGGAACCGCGGCCGCGAATCCGACGGCAAGAGCACGGTCCGCTTCGACTCCGAGGGGCGGCTCGTCGCCCTCGACGCCCGCTCCCTGCGGATCTGGGACGACGGCACGGATCCCGGCCGGCCGCCGAGGGTCCTCGACCTGCCCGCCCCCCACAGGGTGACCTCCCAGGGGCTCCTCGCCCGCTCCGCGGACGGGCGGCGGATGGTGATCGCCCGGGGAGGCAGCCTCTGGCTCTGGGACGCGGCCCGTCCGGACGCCGTCCGCGCCGTCATCCCCCCCCCGCCGGCCGAGGACCCCGCCGCGGGCCCCGCCCCCGGCAATCCGCCGCCTCGCGAACCCGGCGGCAGGGGCGGCGCCGGCGACAGGCCCGGGCCCGGGCCCGGGCGGGGCGGCATGATGCGGCGGGACATGCTGTCGGCGATCCAGATCTCGCCCGCGGGCGACCGCATCTATTTCCTGGGAGACTCCCTCCGCCTGAACGCCTGGGAGATCGACCCCGCCGGCGAGAAGGGGGAGGACGCCTCCGGCCCCGTCGCGGCCCGGCGACTGGACGTCCCCACGCTCCCCGAGGGCCTCTTCAGCCTGGCCCTGCGGCCCGACGGCGGCCTGCTCGCCATCGGCGACCACACCGGCCGCGTGACGCTCATGGACACGGGCCGGCGGGCCGTCGTGGGCCGGTTCGCCCCGCCCGAGGGGGAGAACCAGGGCGTCCTCCCCGGCCTCGCGTTCTCCCCGGACGGCCGCCGCCTCGCCGTCGGCTCGCATCAAGGCCGGGTCATCGTCTGGTCGGTCGCCACGCCCTCGCGGCCGAGCCCGGACCTCAAGCTACCCGGGAGCGGCAACGGCTGGAGCCTGATCCTCGCCTTCGATGAAACGGGCCGGCGACTCGCCGTCTCGGGAGTCGGCGGCGGGAGCGAGCCCACCGTCGAGATCTGGGACCTCGACCTCATCGACCGCGAGCTCGCCCGGCTGGGCCTCGGCAAGCGGTGA
- a CDS encoding PEP-CTERM sorting domain-containing protein has translation MRRTRGWTGLRNALLALSFAGCAATGASAAAISSDPIMKYSTAVQIDSTGITGNNVISITPATNSGIEITGKDNLALGTFVIAANNGGTTTYKNTPFSITLIPTSIGDTSLSDVAPIKITGVLNGKVSGNFHSTVEATFDSLSASSFKLGNGTANLSLVDNPKLLVPSSSNGGQTTIETQLVSNNVAPPAVPEPSTVAMFLTTIGGLGLRRHVQNRRRAAA, from the coding sequence ATGCGCAGAACTAGAGGGTGGACCGGGCTGCGGAACGCGCTCCTCGCCCTGAGCTTCGCCGGCTGTGCCGCCACGGGTGCGTCGGCCGCCGCGATCAGCAGCGACCCCATCATGAAGTACTCGACCGCCGTGCAGATCGACTCCACGGGGATCACCGGCAACAACGTCATCAGCATCACGCCGGCCACCAACTCGGGCATCGAGATCACCGGGAAGGACAACCTGGCCCTGGGCACGTTCGTGATCGCCGCCAACAACGGGGGCACGACGACCTACAAGAACACCCCGTTCAGCATCACCCTGATCCCCACGTCGATCGGCGACACCTCGCTGTCGGACGTCGCCCCGATCAAGATCACCGGGGTGCTGAACGGCAAGGTGAGCGGGAACTTCCACTCGACCGTGGAGGCGACCTTCGACTCCCTCTCGGCGTCGTCGTTCAAGCTGGGCAACGGGACCGCCAACCTGAGCCTGGTCGACAATCCGAAGCTGCTGGTCCCGTCCTCCAGCAACGGCGGCCAGACGACCATCGAGACGCAGCTCGTCTCCAACAACGTGGCGCCCCCGGCCGTGCCCGAGCCGAGCACGGTGGCCATGTTCCTGACGACGATCGGCGGGCTGGGCCTCCGCCGCCACGTGCAGAACCGCCGCCGGGCCGCCGCCTGA
- a CDS encoding sigma-70 family RNA polymerase sigma factor produces the protein MADGPIELLSRARAGETEALGELCALYRNYLRMIVRTGLGPRLRERLELSDVVQETLIEVVRQFPQFTGQNEAALVGWLRRLVGQKLADLGRYHSRSKRTGGTRTLALEAPLDFEGPGHLSADGGGGRLLDMLALSQTSPSEVASRRELVVLLADAVGALPVEEADILWLYHAEGLSFEAIGERVGLSRKSVRGIWARGLKRLRRTLEGPPGGSLRYEDEPPGRE, from the coding sequence ATGGCCGACGGTCCGATCGAACTCCTGTCCAGGGCGCGCGCCGGCGAGACCGAGGCGCTGGGCGAGCTCTGCGCGCTGTACCGCAACTACCTGAGGATGATCGTGAGGACCGGCCTGGGCCCCCGGCTGCGAGAGCGGCTGGAGCTCTCCGACGTGGTCCAGGAGACGCTGATCGAGGTCGTCCGGCAATTCCCCCAGTTCACCGGCCAGAACGAGGCGGCGCTGGTGGGCTGGCTGCGGCGGCTCGTCGGCCAGAAGCTGGCCGACCTCGGCCGCTACCACAGCCGCTCCAAGCGGACGGGGGGCACGCGGACCCTGGCGCTGGAGGCCCCCCTCGACTTCGAGGGGCCCGGGCACCTCTCGGCGGACGGGGGCGGGGGCCGGCTGCTGGACATGCTGGCGCTCAGCCAGACCAGCCCGAGCGAGGTGGCCAGCCGCCGCGAGCTCGTCGTCCTCCTGGCCGACGCGGTCGGGGCGCTGCCGGTGGAGGAGGCCGACATCCTCTGGCTCTATCACGCGGAGGGGCTCTCCTTCGAGGCGATCGGCGAGCGGGTGGGGTTGAGCCGCAAGTCGGTCCGCGGCATCTGGGCCCGCGGTTTGAAGCGGCTGAGGCGGACCCTCGAGGGCCCCCCGGGGGGATCTTTGAGATATGAGGACGAGCCACCGGGACGAGAATGA